One segment of Primulina tabacum isolate GXHZ01 chromosome 6, ASM2559414v2, whole genome shotgun sequence DNA contains the following:
- the LOC142547973 gene encoding putative 2-oxoglutarate-dependent dioxygenase SLC1, whose amino-acid sequence MSPMRHELSHEAEYQKGVKRLYENGIKHVPRKYILPETDRPNENSRSAKLNVKLPEIDCAQLKGPNRDGVLASLAYACENYGFFQLTNHGIPEEVINHMSDMSKRFFELPFADREKYMLSDMRSPVRYGTSFNQINDDVFCWRDFLKLVCDPQPDVLSHWPRSPIDLKESGVAYAKATKLLFLSLVQAILESLGIRGGDDGILKELENGSQILVMNCYPPCPEPELTVGMLPHSDYGFLTLLLQDEIRGLQIHHQDHWVTVEPVPGSFVVNVGDHLEIFSNGRYKSVLHRVLVNSSNYRISVASLHSLSFTSTIQPSSTLIDESNPRRYKDTDFSSFLEFVKSRDSTKKNFIESRKLYRK is encoded by the exons ATGTCTCCAATGCGACACGAGTTGTCACATGAAGCAGAGTACCAGAAAGGAGTGAAGCGCCTGTACGAGAACGGAATCAAGCATGTCCCGAGGAAGTACATATTGCCCGAAACTGATCGCCCCAATGAAAACTCAAGGAGCGCCAAGCTTAACGTCAAGCTCCCGGAGATTGATTGTGCTCAACTCAAAGGTCCTAACCGGGATGGAGTCTTGGCCTCGCTCGCATACGCTTGCGAAAACTACGGGTTTTTCCAG CTGACAAATCACGGTATTCCTGAAGAGGTAATAAACCATATGTCGGACATGAGTAAGAGGTTTTTTGAGTTACCCTTCGCCGATAGGGAGAAGTACATGTTGTCGGACATGAGGTCTCCTGTCCGGTACGGGACGAGCTTCAATCAGATAAATGACGATGTGTTCTGCTGGAGGGACTTCCTCAAGTTAGTTTGTGATCCTCAGCCAGATGTCCTGTCTCACTGGCCACGTTCTCCGATTGACTTGAA GGAGTCGGGGGTTGCTTACGCTAAAGCAACCAAATTGTTGTTTCTATCACTCGTACAAGCCATCCTAGAAAGCCTTGGAATAAGAGGTGGTGATGATGGAATACTAAAAGAATTGGAAAATGGTAGCCAGATACTGGTTATGAACTGCTATCCGCCATGCCCCGAACCCGAATTGACGGTGGGTATGCTGCCACATTCCGACTATGGGTTCCTTACGCTTCTGCTCCAGGATGAGATCCGGGGATTGCAAATACACCACCAAGATCATTGGGTTACTGTTGAACCCGTACCCGGATCCTTTGTGGTTAACGTTGGAGATCACCTAGAG ATATTTAGCAATGGAAGATACAAGAGTGTTCTTCATAGAGTTCTGGTGAACTCTAGCAATTATCGGATATCGGTAGCCTCTTTGCATAGTCTTTCTTTCACGAGTACAATTCAGCCATCTTCTACCCTTATTGATGAATCAAATCCAAGACGTTACAAAGACACTGATTTCTCGAGTTTTCTCGAGTTCGTGAAATCTCGCGACTCCACAAAGAAGAATTTTATCGAGTCGAGAAAATTATAtcgaaaataa
- the LOC142547971 gene encoding putative homeobox-leucine zipper protein ATHB-51 isoform X2, whose translation MDWNGNPRVPFVSHQPENSFGFLHNYNYDQFSGLEMKQQSIQGTHHAALLPTLLEKNNSYELQQDLKKKRLSNEQLESLENSFQDDIKLDPDRKMKLARDLGMQPRQIAVWFQNRRARWKAKQLERLYDALKQEFDNVSREKQKLQQEVLALRAIVLKQQVAKKQVSTGYTEVSGEETVESTSIPASINPGGVQQITECNSLLNMEEYNQAVTNPPYWANMP comes from the exons aTGGATTGGAATGGTAATCCGAGAGTTCCCTTTGTTTCTCATCAACCTGAGAATTCTTTTGGTTTTCTCCACAACTATAACTATGACCAATTTTCAG GTTTGGAAATGAAGCAGCAATCTATCCAGGGGACACACCATGCAGCTCTGCTACCAACATTACTAGAGAAAAACAATAGTTACGAGCTGCAGCAGGACTTGAAGAAGAAACGATTGAGCAACGAGCAACTGGAATCCCTGGAGAACAGTTTCCAGGACGATATCAAGCTGGACCCTGACAGGAAAATGAAGCTGGCGAGAGATCTGGGGATGCAGCCCCGACAGATTGCTGTATGGTTCCAGAATCGGCGGGCTCGATGGAAAGCCAAACAGCTCGAGCGCTTGTACGATGCGCTTAAGCAAGAGTTTGATAATGTTTCCAGGGAAAAGCAAAAACTTCAACAGGAG GTTTTGGCATTGAGGGCTATTGTACTGAAGCAGCAAGTGGCAAAGAAGCAAGTCTCAACAGGCTACACAGAAGTGTCCGGTGAAGAAACGGTCGAGAGCACGTCGATCCCGGCATCCATTAACCCTGGTGGAGTTCAACAGATTACAGAATGCAACTCTTTGTTGAACATGGAGGAATACAATCAAGCTGTGACGAACCCTCCATATTGGGCTAATATGCCTTAA
- the LOC142547972 gene encoding protein RGF1 INDUCIBLE TRANSCRIPTION FACTOR 1-like isoform X1 — protein MDAMPVPPWLEKLLATAFFTVCRSHGAAARSECNMYCLDCSVDDAFCLYCRSSKHRDHRVIQIRRSSYHDVVRVSEIQKVLDITGVQTYVINSARVLFLNERPLPKFGKTVSHVCEICGRSLLDPFRFCSLGCKLVGMRRNEEVKERRLILSSKEEEELREASQQDIYPRTPPSRSRRRKGIPQRAPF, from the exons ATG GACGCAATGCCGGTTCCACCATGGCTAGAAAAACTCCTAGCCACCGCCTTCTTCACCGTCTGCCGGAGCCACGGCGCCGCCGCCAGAAGCGAGTGCAATATGTACTGCTTGGACTGCAGTGTGGATGACGCCTTTTGTCTCTACTGCCGCTCATCTAAACACAGAGATCATCGAGTGATTCAG ATAAGGAGATCATCATACCACGATGTTGTAAGAGTTTCGGAGATTCAGAAGGTTTTGGACATAACCGGGGTGCAGACTTATGTAATAAACAGCGCGAGGGTTTTGTTTCTGAACGAGAGACCTCTGCCCAAATTCGGGAAGACGGTTTCTCACGTATGTGAAATATGTGGGAGGAGTCTTTTGGACCCTTTTCGTTTTTGCTCATTGGGATGCAAG CTTGTAGGAATGAGGAGGAATGAGGAAGTAAAAGAAAGAAGAttgatattatcatcaaaagaGGAGGAAGAATTGCGTGAAGCCTCGCAACAAGACATATACCCGCGCACACCTCCTTCAAGATCAAGAAGAAGAAAAGGAATCCCTCAAAGGGCACCTTTTTAG
- the LOC142547972 gene encoding protein RGF1 INDUCIBLE TRANSCRIPTION FACTOR 1-like isoform X3, producing MDAMPVPPWLEKLLATAFFTVCRSHGAAARSECNMYCLDCSVDDAFCLYCRSSKHRDHRVIQIRRSSYHDVVRVSEIQKVLDITGVQTYVINSARVLFLNERPLPKFGKTVSHVCEICGRSLLDPFRFCSLGCKFSL from the exons ATG GACGCAATGCCGGTTCCACCATGGCTAGAAAAACTCCTAGCCACCGCCTTCTTCACCGTCTGCCGGAGCCACGGCGCCGCCGCCAGAAGCGAGTGCAATATGTACTGCTTGGACTGCAGTGTGGATGACGCCTTTTGTCTCTACTGCCGCTCATCTAAACACAGAGATCATCGAGTGATTCAG ATAAGGAGATCATCATACCACGATGTTGTAAGAGTTTCGGAGATTCAGAAGGTTTTGGACATAACCGGGGTGCAGACTTATGTAATAAACAGCGCGAGGGTTTTGTTTCTGAACGAGAGACCTCTGCCCAAATTCGGGAAGACGGTTTCTCACGTATGTGAAATATGTGGGAGGAGTCTTTTGGACCCTTTTCGTTTTTGCTCATTGGGATGCAAG TTCAGCTTGTAG
- the LOC142547972 gene encoding protein RGF1 INDUCIBLE TRANSCRIPTION FACTOR 1-like isoform X4, translated as MDAMPVPPWLEKLLATAFFTVCRSHGAAARSECNMYCLDCSVDDAFCLYCRSSKHRDHRVIQIRRSSYHDVVRVSEIQKVLDITGVQTYVINSARVLFLNERPLPKFGKTVSHVCEICGRSLLDPFRFCSLGCKE; from the exons ATG GACGCAATGCCGGTTCCACCATGGCTAGAAAAACTCCTAGCCACCGCCTTCTTCACCGTCTGCCGGAGCCACGGCGCCGCCGCCAGAAGCGAGTGCAATATGTACTGCTTGGACTGCAGTGTGGATGACGCCTTTTGTCTCTACTGCCGCTCATCTAAACACAGAGATCATCGAGTGATTCAG ATAAGGAGATCATCATACCACGATGTTGTAAGAGTTTCGGAGATTCAGAAGGTTTTGGACATAACCGGGGTGCAGACTTATGTAATAAACAGCGCGAGGGTTTTGTTTCTGAACGAGAGACCTCTGCCCAAATTCGGGAAGACGGTTTCTCACGTATGTGAAATATGTGGGAGGAGTCTTTTGGACCCTTTTCGTTTTTGCTCATTGGGATGCAAG GAATGA
- the LOC142547971 gene encoding putative homeobox-leucine zipper protein ATHB-51 isoform X1: MDWNGNPRVPFVSHQPENSFGFLHNYNYDQFSAGLEMKQQSIQGTHHAALLPTLLEKNNSYELQQDLKKKRLSNEQLESLENSFQDDIKLDPDRKMKLARDLGMQPRQIAVWFQNRRARWKAKQLERLYDALKQEFDNVSREKQKLQQEVLALRAIVLKQQVAKKQVSTGYTEVSGEETVESTSIPASINPGGVQQITECNSLLNMEEYNQAVTNPPYWANMP, translated from the exons aTGGATTGGAATGGTAATCCGAGAGTTCCCTTTGTTTCTCATCAACCTGAGAATTCTTTTGGTTTTCTCCACAACTATAACTATGACCAATTTTCAG CAGGTTTGGAAATGAAGCAGCAATCTATCCAGGGGACACACCATGCAGCTCTGCTACCAACATTACTAGAGAAAAACAATAGTTACGAGCTGCAGCAGGACTTGAAGAAGAAACGATTGAGCAACGAGCAACTGGAATCCCTGGAGAACAGTTTCCAGGACGATATCAAGCTGGACCCTGACAGGAAAATGAAGCTGGCGAGAGATCTGGGGATGCAGCCCCGACAGATTGCTGTATGGTTCCAGAATCGGCGGGCTCGATGGAAAGCCAAACAGCTCGAGCGCTTGTACGATGCGCTTAAGCAAGAGTTTGATAATGTTTCCAGGGAAAAGCAAAAACTTCAACAGGAG GTTTTGGCATTGAGGGCTATTGTACTGAAGCAGCAAGTGGCAAAGAAGCAAGTCTCAACAGGCTACACAGAAGTGTCCGGTGAAGAAACGGTCGAGAGCACGTCGATCCCGGCATCCATTAACCCTGGTGGAGTTCAACAGATTACAGAATGCAACTCTTTGTTGAACATGGAGGAATACAATCAAGCTGTGACGAACCCTCCATATTGGGCTAATATGCCTTAA
- the LOC142547972 gene encoding protein RGF1 INDUCIBLE TRANSCRIPTION FACTOR 1-like isoform X2 codes for MPVPPWLEKLLATAFFTVCRSHGAAARSECNMYCLDCSVDDAFCLYCRSSKHRDHRVIQIRRSSYHDVVRVSEIQKVLDITGVQTYVINSARVLFLNERPLPKFGKTVSHVCEICGRSLLDPFRFCSLGCKLVGMRRNEEVKERRLILSSKEEEELREASQQDIYPRTPPSRSRRRKGIPQRAPF; via the exons ATGCCGGTTCCACCATGGCTAGAAAAACTCCTAGCCACCGCCTTCTTCACCGTCTGCCGGAGCCACGGCGCCGCCGCCAGAAGCGAGTGCAATATGTACTGCTTGGACTGCAGTGTGGATGACGCCTTTTGTCTCTACTGCCGCTCATCTAAACACAGAGATCATCGAGTGATTCAG ATAAGGAGATCATCATACCACGATGTTGTAAGAGTTTCGGAGATTCAGAAGGTTTTGGACATAACCGGGGTGCAGACTTATGTAATAAACAGCGCGAGGGTTTTGTTTCTGAACGAGAGACCTCTGCCCAAATTCGGGAAGACGGTTTCTCACGTATGTGAAATATGTGGGAGGAGTCTTTTGGACCCTTTTCGTTTTTGCTCATTGGGATGCAAG CTTGTAGGAATGAGGAGGAATGAGGAAGTAAAAGAAAGAAGAttgatattatcatcaaaagaGGAGGAAGAATTGCGTGAAGCCTCGCAACAAGACATATACCCGCGCACACCTCCTTCAAGATCAAGAAGAAGAAAAGGAATCCCTCAAAGGGCACCTTTTTAG